In the genome of Neoarius graeffei isolate fNeoGra1 chromosome 27, fNeoGra1.pri, whole genome shotgun sequence, one region contains:
- the LOC132874783 gene encoding renin receptor-like: protein MRHKHLAKDQAPDLFSLELAGMEELTRRYGPDSPQFQDARKILFADVFGVYGSNAVVEVVTVKTFETPLTRKSRSILEAKQISNPGSPYNLAYKYNFEYAVVFNIVLWLMIALALAVIVISYNLWNMDPGYDSIIYRMTNQKIRMD from the exons ATGAGACACAAGCACTTGGCTAAGGACCAGGCTCCTGATCTGTTCTCTCTGGAGCTGGCTGGGATGGAGGAGCTCACCCGGCGCTACGGCCCGGACTCCCCCCAGTTCCAAGACGCCCGGAAGATTCTG TTTGCTGACGTCTTCGGCGTTTATGGCAGCAatgcggtggtggaggtggtgacgGTGAAGACGTTTGAGACTCCGCTAACCAGGAAGTCGCGCTCCATCCTGGAGGCGAAGCAGATT AGTAACCCAGGAAGCCCCTACAATCTGGCCTACAAGTACAACTTTGAATACGCTGTCGTGTTCAACATCGTGCTGTGGCTCATGATCGCGTTGGCTCTCGCCGTCATCGTCATCTCGTACAACTTGTGGAACATGGACCCGGGCTACGACAGCATCATCTACAGGATGACCAATCAGAAGATCCGCATGGACTAA